The following are encoded together in the Planococcus antarcticus DSM 14505 genome:
- a CDS encoding helix-turn-helix domain-containing protein has product MVDLLDNVKPRPSDEAIKSERVKEYVQLMRLHEALERKKNMLYEELKEEERKEAFEALSNEFNLPPHVTVRDAADIMSISPQMVRRHCAEKKLAAQQTFEGSGKWRIETKQLMDQPNWERFIEKRARIKDQSLGLADEMLNQLQEED; this is encoded by the coding sequence ATGGTGGATCTGCTCGATAATGTAAAACCTCGCCCTTCTGATGAAGCGATTAAAAGTGAGCGCGTGAAAGAATATGTTCAATTAATGAGACTTCATGAAGCACTTGAAAGAAAAAAGAACATGCTGTATGAAGAGCTGAAAGAAGAAGAGCGCAAAGAAGCCTTTGAAGCACTAAGCAACGAGTTTAACCTCCCCCCTCATGTCACGGTTCGCGATGCCGCAGACATCATGAGCATCAGTCCACAGATGGTTCGAAGACATTGTGCTGAAAAAAAACTTGCTGCTCAACAGACCTTTGAAGGCAGTGGAAAATGGCGAATTGAAACCAAACAATTGATGGATCAGCCCAATTGGGAGCGATTTATTGAAAAACGTGCCCGAATTAAAGACCAGTCACTTGGACTTGCTGATGAAATGTTGAACCAATTGCAGGAAGAAGACTAA
- a CDS encoding short-chain fatty acid transporter, translating to MKGITRFSNNLMERYLPDPFLFVIILTVVVFGLGLGLTDSSPVQMVAFWGEGFWALLAFSMQMVLVLVTGFVLASSPIFKKGLGKLASFAKTPGSAIIWVTLVSLAASWINWGFGLVIGALFAKELAKRVGNVDYRLLIASAYSGFLIWHAGFSGSIPLSIATEGHPFVDKIGIIPTTETIFASYNLIIIAALVIIVPLLNRLMMPRKEETVVVDPKVLVEPEVEEQPAKADMTPAERLENSWILSVVIGALGIAFIVYYFIENGFALTLDLVNFMFLFLGILFHGTPRKYLIAVQEAVKGAGAIIVQFPFYAGIMGMMTASGLAAVISEAFVNISTVDTFPLFAFLSAGLVNFFVPSGGGQWAVQAPIMLEAAEMLGSDPAKVAMAVAWGDAWTNMIQPFWALPALAIAGLKAKDIMGFCVIVLVVSGVVIGLGLLFL from the coding sequence ATGAAAGGGATTACACGCTTTTCGAATAACTTGATGGAACGGTATTTACCGGATCCGTTTTTATTCGTTATCATCTTGACTGTGGTCGTGTTCGGACTGGGCTTAGGCTTAACCGATTCGTCACCTGTACAGATGGTGGCGTTTTGGGGTGAAGGATTCTGGGCGTTGCTCGCATTCTCCATGCAAATGGTGCTGGTGCTCGTGACCGGATTTGTATTGGCAAGCAGCCCGATATTTAAAAAAGGCTTAGGCAAACTGGCGAGTTTCGCAAAAACGCCAGGTAGTGCGATTATCTGGGTAACTTTAGTGTCACTGGCAGCAAGCTGGATCAACTGGGGCTTTGGGTTGGTTATTGGTGCATTGTTCGCAAAAGAATTAGCGAAGCGAGTTGGAAATGTCGATTACCGTTTGCTGATTGCCAGTGCGTATTCTGGATTTTTGATTTGGCATGCCGGGTTCTCAGGATCGATTCCGTTATCAATCGCGACAGAAGGACATCCGTTTGTTGATAAAATTGGCATCATTCCAACGACTGAAACCATTTTTGCTAGCTATAACTTAATCATTATTGCCGCATTAGTTATTATTGTTCCTTTATTAAACCGGTTGATGATGCCGAGAAAAGAAGAAACGGTTGTTGTTGATCCGAAAGTGCTGGTGGAACCAGAAGTTGAGGAACAACCGGCTAAAGCAGACATGACACCAGCAGAACGTTTGGAAAACAGCTGGATTTTATCAGTGGTTATCGGGGCATTGGGTATTGCATTTATTGTTTATTATTTCATCGAAAATGGTTTTGCGTTAACGCTCGACTTGGTTAACTTTATGTTCTTGTTCCTCGGAATCTTATTCCACGGAACACCTCGCAAGTATTTGATCGCTGTTCAAGAAGCGGTCAAAGGAGCGGGTGCGATCATCGTTCAATTTCCGTTTTATGCGGGAATTATGGGCATGATGACAGCTTCTGGTTTAGCAGCCGTTATTTCAGAAGCGTTCGTCAATATTTCAACAGTAGACACGTTTCCACTTTTCGCATTTCTTAGTGCAGGACTGGTCAACTTCTTCGTCCCTTCGGGTGGCGGACAGTGGGCCGTACAAGCACCGATTATGTTAGAAGCTGCCGAAATGCTTGGCAGTGATCCGGCGAAAGTCGCCATGGCTGTTGCATGGGGTGACGCTTGGACAAACATGATCCAGCCGTTCTGGGCCTTACCCGCACTGGCAATCGCCGGACTGAAAGCCAAAGACATCATGGGCTTTTGTGTGATTGTGTTGGTGGTTAGTGGCGTTGTGATTGGGTTAGGGTTGTTGTTTTTGTAA
- the tolA gene encoding cell envelope integrity protein TolA, which yields MWKSKKVLSAAGLIVLLSGCSQETLKVDKPVLEVAEVDAAETEKAEAEEKAKAEAEEKAKAEAEEKAKAEVEEKAKAEAEEKAKAEVEEKAKAEAEEKAKAEAEAKAKAEAEEKAKAEEEEKAKAEAKAKAEAEAAERQAAENAGSASQQQAVGMAEDYISYTAFSKSGLIEQLVFEGFSNADATFAVEKINVNWSEQAVKSAEDYISYTPFSKSGLVEQLEFEGFSNGDSTNAVGKISVDWSEQALLAAEDYIAYTSFSRSGLIEQLEFEGHSKADATNAVNVLGL from the coding sequence GTGTGGAAAAGCAAAAAAGTGCTATCGGCTGCTGGACTCATTGTTCTTCTGAGTGGCTGTAGTCAAGAGACGCTAAAAGTAGATAAACCTGTGCTTGAAGTGGCAGAAGTCGATGCTGCAGAGACAGAAAAAGCTGAAGCAGAAGAAAAAGCAAAAGCTGAAGCAGAAGAGAAGGCAAAGGCTGAGGCAGAGGAAAAAGCAAAAGCAGAGGTAGAGGAAAAGGCAAAGGCTGAGGCAGAGGAAAAAGCAAAAGCAGAGGTAGAGGAAAAGGCAAAGGCTGAAGCAGAAGAAAAAGCAAAAGCTGAAGCAGAAGCGAAAGCAAAGGCTGAAGCAGAGGAAAAAGCAAAGGCTGAAGAGGAGGAAAAAGCAAAGGCCGAAGCAAAGGCGAAAGCTGAAGCTGAAGCAGCAGAACGTCAAGCAGCAGAAAATGCTGGATCTGCTTCACAGCAACAAGCAGTTGGAATGGCCGAAGATTATATCTCTTATACTGCCTTTTCAAAAAGCGGACTTATCGAGCAATTGGTATTCGAAGGGTTTAGTAACGCTGATGCCACATTTGCTGTAGAAAAGATTAACGTAAATTGGAGTGAGCAGGCAGTAAAATCGGCTGAAGATTATATCTCGTATACACCATTTTCGAAAAGTGGCCTCGTCGAACAATTGGAATTTGAAGGATTTAGTAATGGAGATTCAACGAACGCAGTTGGTAAAATCAGTGTGGACTGGAGCGAACAGGCTTTATTAGCAGCGGAAGATTATATTGCATACACTTCTTTTTCAAGATCCGGTTTGATTGAACAATTGGAATTTGAAGGGCACAGTAAGGCAGATGCTACGAATGCTGTCAATGTATTGGGGCTTTAA
- a CDS encoding helix-turn-helix domain-containing protein: MTEDQFFNDVQKNLNQAVDHAKGKPSKARTKTVEVKELASFTADDVKALRLQMQLTQRSFAALMGVSIKFIESWERGINHPSGSASRLLEILKNEPQLAEKQGIISV, from the coding sequence ATGACTGAAGATCAATTCTTTAACGACGTACAAAAAAATTTAAATCAGGCGGTTGACCACGCTAAAGGAAAACCTTCAAAAGCCAGAACCAAAACAGTCGAAGTAAAAGAACTAGCTAGCTTTACAGCCGATGATGTTAAGGCACTCCGGTTACAGATGCAATTAACTCAAAGATCTTTTGCTGCGCTCATGGGCGTATCGATTAAATTCATTGAATCGTGGGAGCGAGGCATAAACCATCCAAGTGGCTCTGCTTCTCGCCTTTTGGAAATTTTAAAAAACGAACCTCAACTAGCTGAAAAACAGGGAATTATTTCTGTTTAG
- a CDS encoding type II toxin-antitoxin system Phd/YefM family antitoxin, giving the protein MSAITATTPTNLRKNLFSVLEDVTEANTEVIITLKSGENAVLISEDELNSYRETAHLISTKGNRDRLNKAITRLENDEGTVRELLEDDTDAKSMV; this is encoded by the coding sequence ATGTCAGCAATTACTGCAACAACTCCGACTAATCTTAGAAAAAATCTTTTTAGTGTTCTTGAAGATGTTACAGAGGCTAACACGGAAGTTATCATTACGCTAAAGTCAGGTGAAAATGCCGTATTAATCTCTGAAGATGAATTGAATTCCTATCGAGAAACAGCTCATTTGATTTCTACTAAAGGGAATAGAGACAGATTGAATAAAGCGATTACCCGGCTGGAGAATGACGAGGGAACGGTTCGCGAGTTACTCGAGGATGATACAGATGCTAAAAGTATGGTCTGA